gctggatACAGTATTGTATGTCCCTCTTTTTATCACCACCTGAGCAGAAACCAATTGCTGCCAGGCAAGTGCTGCAACTTCCTCTTTGATCAGCTCTTTACAGCTCCAGATTCCCTCTGACTGAAAGGGCCAATCACCATAAATCTGGCAGAGCTTTAGGAATTGTCTTCAACCCTTTTGGCTGTGTGCAACTCAGTAAATGGAGGTTATTATTCCCCTTCATGTGAAGCTGTGAAAATGCATCAAGAAGCCTTTGCTTCTTGTCTCCACTCCAGTGCTGTTTTCCCCAAGCAACTAAGGGAGTCGTTTTAGTGAGAGGGCAGCCTTTATCCCACTTGTGTGATAGCCTCAGTTTCCTGAGGATCCTCTAGCTTTCCTTACCTGCAGGCACAGCTTCTTTATTGTAGAATTAGGTGCACAGAAATGAGGAGGCTCACTGCAGCCATGGCCAGTTCTGTGCACACAGGAGTCAATTGTTAAACCCAGTTAAGTTCTGTCATGCAAAGTGCTGAACAGAGGAGGGTATAATCTGATTTTTGTCATATGTCGTCTGCTTGAGTGAAAAGTCAAGCAttgctgctctcccagcagcagcagtttgtgtCAGACTATGAACTCTGGGGCACAGATTGACTTGTTGCAGATATTCAGTCTTTAGAATTACAGAgttcagttgtatttttttctccttggccCTTGCTAATGTGAAGATGTGGAATCACACTGTAAATGTGGATGCAGCATGTGCCTAAATCTttcaatgagatttttttcttttttttttttcaagagtaTTCTGATAAAGGAATAGCAGAATGTCCCAGAAATCCTCTTGTATTAGCAAAAAGGCACACCATTTCTTATTTGCATATGCTGAAGCTGCATATGTGGTCTGGGTCTCAGCAAGGGCAAGTTGCGCTTAGGTCATTCACTCAAAACTACTTGCCTGTAATGTGTAAGAGTCACAGCTGTATAGCATTAGTCCCTCTaacacaaaatgctttttcctccctgctcctttATTTTTAGCCTTAGTAATTGTTACCTGTTTGCCTAATTGTCCTGTCAGGGTGAGCAGGTATGAATTTCTTACTGTCTGTGTCCCCTGCATGGTTTCCTGTATCTGTCAGGACTTGGGAGTACATAGGTGATAGAGCACTTAGCTGCACAGCCCCTGTTGGGGACCCTTGCAGTTAGAAAAGCTCAAAGAAACAGTAAGATAGGAGGAAAAAGATTAATGGGCTCCTTTGTGGTGGTATTCCAAATGCATCATCCACTTCTGTTTTTAAGGCTCCAGCCAAACAAATCAAAGCTGTTTAACAGCCCATCTACCAGAATTTCCTGTCCCTACAGAAAGAAAGCATCAGCCAGGAGGAATCTGGCATccaaaagatatttttgcagTATCTATCAGTGATGAAAATGGCCAGACCAGTAGGACTGGAGAAGCAAAGTCCTCTATTGTGAATTTATTCTCTCACCACTATTCTCTCATCTGTAATCTGAACCCACAGTTGCTAAGGCCAGATTCAGATCTCAAAACCCCCACACTGAGACACCATAGAGAATGGCTGGGTATAGTGATAAGAAGATCTGACTTCAGGCATTTGGCTGAGACCCTCCTCATTCCTTTCTGATTGACTCTAGACAGCCTTCTAGGACTGTTGCTTTCAATTGTTTACCTGGGGTTGTCCTAGGACAGGTTATGTGAGAGGAAGACTCCATCTGTCCTGCCCAAGCCCCAGGTTTTGAATGAATAGACTGAGGAAACCAGTAAGTTGGCACtggtttgaaatatttttttacttctcccccccctcctcacAGCTGCAAAGACTGGGAAAGGACAACATCCAAGGACAACAGGGGAAGAAACACTCTAGAAAGCAGATTTAGCTGCCTTCATTCCAGGGTTCCTGTGGCTCCCAAGTTCACCATGTCCAGGGTCTTTGTCCTTTTCCAGAAGTCATGAATAAGCAGGTCTGTCAGTAGGAGCAATCTGACTACAAGATGTGGGAGGCTGCTCTTAGACCATACCCACCAGGCACAAGTCCTTCAGGCCATCTGCAGTCTGTACTGCCCTCACTGGAGCACAGTATGTGAAATATCTTTCTCCGGCTGCAGGAGTCAGTTACAAAGTTTGCTCTGAGAATTTGCCCAGAAACAAAGACAAGATTTGCCAGATAGGAagaagtttttatttgctttgggtAACTCCAACCCCactttcagagaagcagcagaaaaatccaTTATGAGTCACTCAGCTCCTCTATCCAAACCTCAGGAGCTTGTCCTGGTAGGAACAGctgtaagaaaaaggaaagagcataAGCTATTGATTCAGCTAATTTCAtggtaaaatatttccttgtgcTGGTGTCTGATGTGTACTTTTGCCAACCCACAGGTGGACAGAGCTATGATTTCAAGCCCTGATCTAAAATATTGGTGATCTAACAACAGTGAgccagaaaaggcagaagaggaTTGAATCATATGGAGGATAAGGCTGGCTTAAAGCAGACAAGATAGGTAGAAAGGATTGTGTTTCCTTCCGGGTGATGGGGGAAGAGAACACTGCTCCAGCTCTGTAACACTTTCCATTAGTTTCAGCTAGTAACACAAAGATTACCATCCTTTTGTTTAGTCTTCTAGGAACAATATTTCTCCCCCTTTTAAAGGCCTCCTCCCTTGTGAATTCTGCATAGGCCGAGAGAATAAAGCTGAACACTAGGTCAGTTCTTTTACTGGGTTTGTTGGTTTCCCACAGCATGGCTACTTCACATCCTATAGCACTCAACCCTGGAGGCTTCTGTAACTCCCTCCAGGCTGGTAAGTACATCAGTAAGCTGAGAACACAAACTTCTTGGGATAGATCTTTGCTAGCTATCTGCAATGACATAGTTATTTTCTGGTAGCTGTTATCTCTCTGCATTGCATCTTCCCACACAGGTAGTCCCCAAGGAGTGGCAGGAAGGTGTCAGTCAGCATCAAAGTGATGTAGATCTGGCTTTTTGTGTAGGAACTTCAGGCTTTCTCTGGCATTTTTCTATTGAGTGAACTTATTTCTCAATGGTGTCTTGGGGAACTTGTTAAGAGGTGAAGTGCTCTGATCCTGCTCTAAAAGTAGTCAATTCTAGTAGTGCTGGATCAGCTTagcagaaccaaaaaaaaaggaactccTTCATCTCAGCCTCATATACTTGTATATATGCTTATTAACCTATAGTAATAAACTATGCACAGGAAATTTACTGTAATGTTAATTTACTGTAAGTCATTCTCCTAATGACTTAAAAGTATATAGTATAATCAGCAGAGGGTCAGGGTAACATGACTTATTTATTAGTGATGCTGAAGAGACACCCCGACTCCTTTCCCACAGGCTCAGCtgctgaaatggagaaaaggcAGGGACAGATGTGGAAGGTTTAGTTACCTGTCATGTTGCTAATGCCAAGTCCTCACTGGAAACGTTTTATTGGTTTAGACTTCTTGGTAATGCTCCCACACCTCCTCAAAATGCTGGCTCTACTGGCACTAAACCTGCAGCCTTCATTTTTAATACACCTATGTCATGCAAGTTTCAAGGTGGTGCAGAAGATGACATGGATAGTGAGAAACCCAGCCCTAGTTCCTCTGCTAAGGAGGCATAAACTTCTCTTCCTACATGGAAAAGCCTATGCAAATAAACACTCTGTGCAAGCTCCCTGGCTGTGTGTGGAGACTGCTATGCCTTAGCAATGATTTCTACAAAAGCTGTGGTTAGCAGGACCGCTGTACTGTGCTAAAGATGGAGTGACACTTGTGAGCTTTCTTCACTACTGAACAGCAGATACCTAACTCAATGGAAAGTGGCATCTCCATTAAATGAGAGCAGAATGCAGGTAGTGGTCCTGAACTTATCCTGCTTGGCTTCTAACTGAAGCCATCTCTCCTCTGACCCATAATAGCCAAATCTTGAAATGTGTtcattatctttattttctctacCTTCTGCAGAAATTGGGTGCCTAAGAATCCCTTAGattctgtgctttctttgcTCCTGCCTGGCATGGATTTGAAtcaacagcaaaggaaaaaagaacttAGCATCATATGGTCAGTTGTCCTTGCTTTGCTACTTGACCTTTTAGCAGATGACTGGCATCCCTGCTTCCAACTGCTTGTTGCAGTTCTTgtcaaaatataaatacaggaCATGTTATGTGAAGAGTAGGACCTGGGGCATTTGAAAGACCCCAACAATTAATCTCCTTCAGAGCCAGAAGGGGAGTGGTAGATTCATGCAGAAGGTCGGGTTGAAAATTTAAGTGTTTTAGTCTGGGCAAGATTCTGTCTTTTATTCCATAAATGGTTTAATATGGCTTACATCACTACCCTAAGGATCAACAAAAAATGGTTACCTCATAGTGATGGATCTCCTGTTAGGAGTGTGGAAAATTACATCTATTAATAGCTTGAGATTACCTCCTGAGGGAGACCTATTGTACAGATTTAATTGTATTTCTCTCTTAATTCATCAGCTGTTAGTAATTGCATCCTGCATTTTTGCAatagaaaaaatgaatttaaactGGCTATCGAGACTGTACTTAAATAAGTCATAGGAGGGAGAGGCAATTACAATGCAAATAGTATCAATCTTGTAAACAATTTTAATTCACTACTTAGCTATTCATTAATTAAATAACATCTTCAAAAATGCATTCTGGAAAATGTAGCAGCCCACAATGAAAGCAGTGCTGGTCAGATTAGCTTGAAGCAACTCCTCTGGCATCTcaataatatataatttttaaagggTTCAGATAGTAAGCAGTTTAGCTTGTCAGCTGACAGTTGAGAGAAATGCTGACTTCTCCTCCTTGCTGGAAGTAGTCAGCCTTGTAGTCTGTGCTTTCAAATAATCTCTTACAAGAGCAGTATTCTTGTTCAGCTTCTATTttgaaccatttttttttttaaatgacaactGCAGTTCCTCttgcctccttttcctcttcgCATGCTCTACAGCTGCCAGCTAGTGGTACTGAATCCTCAAGCAGATACTGTGGTTTTCCACATCGCCCCCTGTGCTATAGCCTCAAGTCACTCAGTCAAAATCCCTGTCCCTCACTCTGCTCTGGGGACAATTATAAGAAAGGTATTTTGTTCTCAGATATGGTAGTCTGATTATCCTGTCCCAGTGAATGAAAAGGCACTGTTTACAATGGcaaagtaaagcagaaaagtacttttttcatcatcatcatcctgtTTAAGTGGAGATACAGTTTCAATGGAGCAAACTGCTCAGGTTGACATGTGCGAGGCTTGCTGCCCTCTCCTGGTGTCATCAGGGGCCACGCACTGGATCTCACAGCTGCCTCTTAGATTGAGGTTTTCCCCTGCTGAGATGATGAATCCTGCACGaatggagggaagaaagaagctgctttaTAGGTGGAgttgattattttaaacaggAGTGTTTTGATTAGGATTAGCTGGATCAGTTCAACCAGGCACAGCTTTTGAATTGTCAGTTGCGAAGGCCGTGTTGATCAGGTTCTCTGAATCCGCAGATGATACTCTGTAGTTTTCTGAGTGACAAACAGATGGGAATTCAACACTGCTGAGTCTTCTGGCTACTCTTGCCCAGTTTTCTGGGAGTGTTAGCACTTAGTATGCTTTTTGTTTATGATCATGGGAAACAGTATCATGGCCCATGTGAACAGATGAAAATTTACAGCCATATTTTAGTGCACACTGTGGGGACATATTTTTAATCAGCACATCTCAGCCTCAGCTTTTGATGGGAACCCATCTTCTTACCCTGTAAGGTGACTGACCAGGGAGGTACTCACCttgtagaaataattttactcCTGATAGCTACAGAAGCTCAGCTTGTTGTGTCATCTACAACAATcaaaggcagcagctctccACAGCGGGAATTGAGTTTTAAGGATGCAAAGTGATCTAACCTCGTAGGCCCAATGTTAAGGATCGCAATTGGCAGCTGCTTCTCCCGGGCAGCGAGAGCAAACCTGTAGCCAGAGTATACCTGCAGGAATACCAGAAGACAAAATTACTGGTAGCTTAGGCAAAAGAAGAGCTACAGAAAGGAGTAAGGAAATTTAAAATAGTTGCTGTTGAGAGTTGGAAAAGGGGCCATACGTACGTGCTGTGTTAGGCAACTGCACTGAATTCAGGTAGGAAATGTCTTCATTCAGAAGTGCACAGAGAAGAACAACTTTTAACCTCTGTCAGTGAAGGATTTGCAGGTTCATAGAAATTGAAACTTCATAGTACATTGAAGGGAAATGTCCTTGTCTTTTAGTAAATCTCTGCAGCAGTTTTTATTAGTTATCATAGGTACTTAAATGCTTCTACTTTGATGGTTCTCACATGGCCCAGCTTAGGTAGTACAAGAATGAACCTAAGGCATTTCAATCATTCCTGTACAAAGGATTATAAGCTTAAGAAGTGCAAGCCTAAGGAATTTGTCTCCAGTATCCTGAAGCCAAGGCAATCAGGCAGCTCTGTTTTTATCTCATTCTGGGAGGAATTAGAgtagtgtttttttaatgtaacagacttgttcctggaaaaaaattatcttataCAAACTATATTACAAAAACTTCCACAGGTTAAACAACTGGGGTTTCTAAACTACCTTACCTTATAGATAAGCAGCTAATGGAGAAAACATATGGTGATACAAAGGACAATCCTAAGCAGCAAGCAGAGATATTTCTGCTCTCTTATTGAAAATTTTATTCGGAATCAAGAGGTCCTAAAATCTGGTATTTCAGTGTGCCACGAGGCCTAGAAAGCTGCCAAAGGCTAAACAgtcaagcagaaaaatgttggGTGGTGATCTCTGCAGGACTGAATTGTATTAGGTGTCTTGGCTTTATGGGAATTGTGAACCTACAACATACTgatggaggaggcagcagagagaGGTCTGAATGGAGTTATTTATAGCAGCATGAACTAGACTGGCAATAGTGACAGGGAAGCCAAAACAGGCCAGGCTAACCATGAAGCCAGATTCCAaccacagtaaaaataaaatacaaagcagctCTGGAGAGGCTGTTCTTATCCACAAGCAATTAGTAGTCCTAAACTGTGGGACCAAGGATTGTTGCAGGCAGAGTAGCACAGAAATAGGAATACAGTATGGCAGGAAGACCTATTTACCTGCATAGAGGATCCTGCCACCAGCATGGAGTCTGATTCCGCCAGGCGTTCGTGCACAAAACTCACTTTTTCCCGGCTCACTGTGTCTCCAAAGAATGTAACATCGGGCTTCAGGATTCCCCCACATTTACTGCAGGCTGGGACTTGGAAATTACACACCTGCTCATCCGTCAAGAAGACATCCCCATCTGGAGCCACACCAAATGCTTCAGCTTTCCAGGTAGGATTTAGAGCTTCAAAGTGCTCCTGAAGCTCGGAGCGCAAGATTTGGTCACCACAGGCCAGGCAGAAAACCCTGAAATTGAGAGCAAAGTCTTAATGGAGAGTTTCATGTCAGCTGATCTGGAGACTGTAACTGGTTCCTTAGAAGGCCTGGAAGTCTGTCATCATTATGCACATTTATTTACCAAACCGTACAGGTCAAGAAGCTGTCTTTCTACCTCTGATTGTTGCTTTGTAGGAATCTTATAGAGGAAGTGCTTTGAACCCTACCGTGCATCCCCTCTCACAGTTCAggctgtgctttttcttctgtaaacttTGGGCGATCACACCTAGGCTGTGGCCCTTCTCCAGTCTACTCATCCTGTGCATTTCTAGCACTAATCCGCTCTGATTAGCCCTGGGTGATCTTGCATCCTTGGGATCCCCTTGTCCTCTTCGCTAAGAGGACATTTGCTGTAGCAAGGAATGGGGAAATTCTGACTGATGCAGGCTCAAGAGAAATCATCCAAATAatgctccaaaaaaaaaaaaaaaggagtggtGTTCCATGTTTCTTAAATACTGTGCTGTGAATAGCACTCTTTCTGTGATCTTTTTCTCCACCACAGTGCAACACCACCTTTGAGCATGTCATCTCCAGGAACTGACATTTTGCCTCCTTTCTCAGCAGCCAACACTGCACCTGCTTGTCAGTCAGCCTGAACAAGAGACCAGAGGATTAaccattttccttctgccaACAGAGAGTACCTGTGTGTGCAGCCGTGCAATTCTGTCATGCGCTGGCTCCCAGCTTTGGTGTGAAGAGCATCCACATTCTGGGTCACCAGCCAGTGCAGCTTCCCCAGCTTTTCCCAGTTTCTTAGTACCAGGTGTGCTGTGTTCGGCTGATGGGAGGAGAACTGGGGCCAGCCCACAAAGTTTCTTGCCCAGTACCGCTGCCGGGCACTGGCGCTACGGATGAACTCAGCATGCTGGATGGGCCGTCTGTCTGTCCTGGCGTAGAGTCCAACACCCTCAGAGCGGTAATCTGGGATCCCAGATTCAGTTGAGATTCCAGCTCCAGTCATTACAAACAGCCTCTTGGAGTTAGAAACAAAGTGCTGCAGCTCTTCTACTTCCACAGGATCTGGGGGAAGACAGGCTGGCACAAAAGCCAAGTTTGGAGAGGTTCTGGATACAGACTGGGACCTGCAATGATGGAATCTGATGGCTCTGCAAACTCCAGACAACTTCCTAGCAGATAACATGTTCAGCTGAAAGCCAAGAACAGAACACACAGCAcattaaagaaagcaaagagcatGTCCTTAATCCCATTTTCTTGGGATTCTCTGGAAAATTATGCCAATAATTATTTGTTGCTCTGTTTTAAgtaaagaaacacaaataattttggaaatgttAACTAAAGCCCACAGTCTGAAGACAGCATTTGTATGTCCTTTGACAGACAGCAACACTGAGGACTGCTCAAGGTACAAGGACAAAGTTGGCACCCCTGACTTGTAGGATTCCTTCTTTCTGTCCCAGTGTGTAGCACCGCTGCCTAAAAGGACTTGTAAAGAGCCCAGAAAGACCAGAGCATGCAAAGTCTTTCCCAGATATATGCAACAGGGTAGAGAATAAATGGCAGGAGGGCCAAGCACCCCGCCCCAGAGGCACTGTTTGGTTGGTTGCTCCTCAGAAGGGActcttgctctgctttctttaaCATTCTGCCTGCTCCAAATCAGTCCTTTCTATTTACCTCATCCTTTGCATGTGTTGTGGGGAACGAAAAACAACCTTGAAATGTTGCTTTATCAGGACAAAGGCCTTGACTGGAGTTACTCCTGTTGTGGTGTTTggttgttgtgttgttttttttttaaataaaggccTGGTGCAGAACAGGCCTTGTAATGGGACTGCAGATGATTAGGACACTGCCTAAATGCCTCTGGCACATCCTCCTTTGTGGGTGCCACCACCTCATAGTCAGTGGAGAGGCAGAGGGGTACTGCTTTGCTTCTCACTTAGAGAGAAGGGATCACCCAAATGTGTGGGGTCCAGaaacagctgcctggcaggtaGGAATGGAAGGGATATCCTGCTTTAAGGGAGGAACGGCATGCCCTGTTGGAGGCAGGTGGCAGG
This genomic interval from Falco peregrinus isolate bFalPer1 chromosome 2, bFalPer1.pri, whole genome shotgun sequence contains the following:
- the SIRT4 gene encoding NAD-dependent protein lipoamidase sirtuin-4, mitochondrial isoform X1, whose amino-acid sequence is MLSARKLSGVCRAIRFHHCRSQSVSRTSPNLAFVPACLPPDPVEVEELQHFVSNSKRLFVMTGAGISTESGIPDYRSEGVGLYARTDRRPIQHAEFIRSASARQRYWARNFVGWPQFSSHQPNTAHLVLRNWEKLGKLHWLVTQNVDALHTKAGSQRMTELHGCTHRVFCLACGDQILRSELQEHFEALNPTWKAEAFGVAPDGDVFLTDEQVCNFQVPACSKCGGILKPDVTFFGDTVSREKVSFVHERLAESDSMLVAGSSMQVYSGYRFALAAREKQLPIAILNIGPTRLDHFASLKLNSRCGELLPLIVVDDTTS
- the SIRT4 gene encoding NAD-dependent protein lipoamidase sirtuin-4, mitochondrial isoform X2, translated to MTGAGISTESGIPDYRSEGVGLYARTDRRPIQHAEFIRSASARQRYWARNFVGWPQFSSHQPNTAHLVLRNWEKLGKLHWLVTQNVDALHTKAGSQRMTELHGCTHRVFCLACGDQILRSELQEHFEALNPTWKAEAFGVAPDGDVFLTDEQVCNFQVPACSKCGGILKPDVTFFGDTVSREKVSFVHERLAESDSMLVAGSSMQVYSGYRFALAAREKQLPIAILNIGPTRLDHFASLKLNSRCGELLPLIVVDDTTS